CACGCGACAACTGTTCGGCGATGCCGTAACCCACCTGCCCTGCACCGCAAATGATGACTTTCATGCTGTCTCTCTGCCAGAATAATCCGATGCGGCGAAGCGCCCGACTTTCTTATACGCCGAGAGATTTCAGTTTGCGATGCAGTGCCGAGCGTTCCATGCCGACAAATTCCGCCGTGCGGGAAATATTGCCGCCGAACCGGTTGATCTGGGCCACGAGATAGTCCCGCTCGAACATCTCGCGGGCTTCGCGCAGCGGCAGGGTCATGATGTGCTGATCGCCCTGCGCCGCGATCTTGGGCAGCATGTCGCCAATGTCAGATGGCAGCATGTCGGCCGAGATCGGCGCGTCACCGCCTTCAGGGCGGGCGAGTATCATCAGGCGCTCGATATTGTTACGCAGCTGACGGATGTTACCCGGCCAGTCATGCGTCTGGAGAACAGCCATGGCGTCGTCGCCGATCTTGCGGGGACGAATGCCCGCCTGTTCGGAAATCTGCCGCATGAACATATCGACGAGGAAAGGAATATCCTCGCGCCTTTCGGAAAGCGCCGGCACCTTCACCGGCACGACGGCAAGGCGATGATAGAGGTCTTCACGGAACGCCCCTTCCGCGATCAGGCTTTCAAGATGGTGTGCGGTCGAGGAAATGATGCGCACATCCACCTTCACCCGCTTGCCGCCGCCGACACGTTCGAACTGCTGATCGACAAGAACGCGCAGGATCTTGTTCTGCGTCTCGCGCGGCATTTCACCGACTTCATCGAGATAAAGAACGCCCCGATGGGCTTCTTCCAGAGCGCCCACCTTGCGCGGCTGGCCCGGCAACCCCTCCGTGCCGAAGAGTGCGATCTCCATGCGATCAGGCGTGATCGTCGCCGCGTTCAGCGCCACGAAAGGACCGGTTGCCCGGGACGATTTCTTGTGAATCATGCGCGCCACGAGTTCCTTGCCGGAACCGGACGGACCCAGGATCATGATGCGGCTGTTGGTTGGCGCCACACGGTCGATGGTTTGACGTAGTTGCGACACTGCAAGCGACGCGCCGACGAGTTCAACTGCGTCGCCGGTGCGCTTCTTCAGCTCCTGAACCTCACGCTTCAGCTTGGAATTCTCAAGCGCCCGCTCGGCGATCAGGATCAGGCGGTCGGCCTTGAACGGCTTCTCGATGAAGTCGAAGGCTCCCCGCTTGATGGCGTTAACGGCTGTCTCGATGTTGCCGTGGCCGGAAATCATCACGACCGGGATTTCAGGGTGGCGGCTCTTGATTTCGTCAAGCAGCGCCAGACCATCGAGCTTCGAACCCTGCATCCAGATGTCGAGAAAGATCAGGCGTGGTACCCGCTCTGAAATGGCGGCGAGCGCGCTGTCACTGTCAAAGGCCATTCGTGTCTCGTGGCCCTCATCGGAAAGAATGCCTGCTACGATTTCGCGAATGTCCGCCTCGTCATCCACGACCAGAATATCAGACGCCATATGCTGCTTCCTTGTTATTTTCGCTGCCGACCGCCTCGATATAGGGCAGCAGCACTCGGATCATGGCACCATGGCCATGGTCGAATTCGGCTGGGGCATCATGGAGTTCCAGATACCCGCCATGCTCTTCGATGATTTTCTTGACGATCGCGAGACCAAGGCCGGTGCCCTTGTCGCGCATGGTCATATAGGGTTCGAGAATGCGATGCCGGTTCTCGACGGGAAGGCCGCGGCCATTGTCGATGATATCAGCCACAAAACGGGAGTTGGCCTCGTCGAACGACGCGCGCACCAGGATTTTTCCCGGCCGCTTTTCGCCTTCCACCGCTTCGATGGCTTCCGTAGCATTCTTGATGAGATTGCCGAAGGCCTGACCCAACATGCGGGCATCGAACATGCCCTCCAGCGGGACATCGCCAAGCTCGGTGGAAAATTTCGTGTCGGCGGCGCTGATTTCGCGCAGGAAAGCCGCATCCTTCAAAATAGCCCGCAGGTCCGATTTTTCCTTCGTCGGCTTTGGCATGCGCGCGAAGGCGGAGAATTCATCGACCATGCGCCCAATGTCACCCACCTGCCGGACGATCGTATCGGTACACTGATCGAAGATGGCCCGGTCGTTTTCATCGATCTGCTTGCCGAAGCGGCGTTTGATGCGCTCGGCAGACAGCTGGATCGGCGTCAGCGGATTTTTGATTTCATGCGCGATGCGCCGGGCCACATCCGACCATGCGGTGGAGCGCTGCGCGATCACGAGATCGGTGATGTCGTCAAGGGTAATGACGTAGCTATCGCGGCTGTCGCGGGCATCCTCGCGCGTCACCTGCACATTCAGGGTACGCTCCTTGCCGCGTCGCATGATGTTGATCTGCTTTCGGAAGTTCCCGCGCGCCCAGGTATTGGCCTCCGTGACCACCTGCTCGATCTCGGGCGCGATATCAGACAGTTGTGCGCCAATGAGCTGATCCGATGTCTGCGCCAGAAACTCCTCGCCGGATGGATTGACGATGGTGATCCTGCGGTTCTCGTCAACACCGATGACGGCGGCGGTAACGCCTGATAGCACGGCTTCGATGAAGCGGCGACGATCGTCAATGTCGTCCTTGGCCTCGATGATCTGCTCCTGCTGGCTGCGCAGTTCCGACACCATTTTATTAAAGGTGCGCGACAGACGCCCAACGTCGCCATCCACGGCGCGCACCGGCACCAGCACATGCATGTTGCCGGTTGCCACGCTGTCCGCGGCGCCGATGAGAAGGCGGATCGGCCGCACGATCCGGTCCGCGACCGCAATCGCCGTCCAGATAGCGGCGAGCAACACAATCAGCGCAAAACCGAGATACAGAATGGCAAAGGCGATCTGCAGCGGCGCGCGACCTGCTTCCATGGCCTTGTATTCCGCGCGGTTCTCCTCCATCAGCCGCATCGCGCCCATGACCTTGGGGTCGACGGCCCGGACCGTGTATAGGAAGGTGCCGCTGATGCCTTCGAGTTTGATGATGGCGCCAACGAGATTGGTGATACCGGGCGGTATCAGCGTCGGCTGCCCCGCAGCCGCCTTTTCGAGCGCGTCATGCGGAATGGCGGGAAGCGGCTTTTCGGTCTTGATATCGGCCTGCGCAACCGCATCACCGTCTTCCTGCACCAAAAACGCGCCAAGCAGGCCGCGTCCCTTGGCCTGGCGAGTCATCAGATCGATAAAGCCGGTACGGTCGAGGTAAAACAGCGCACGATTGCGATCGAGATCGGTCGCCATCGACAGGGTCTGGCCCTGAAGATAGCCGGCATTCTCCATCATATAGGCCTGGGCGATGTTGCTGGATGAATCGACGATCGACTGCGTGCGCAGCGAAAACCAGCGGTCGAGACCGACATTCAGCGTCAGGCTGGCGAAGATGGCGACGAGGACGGCGGGCGTGATCGCCACGATGGAGAAAAGGACGACAATGCGCACGTGAAGCCGTGCGGCCGCCCTTCCCTTTTTCCGGGCCTTGAGCAGCCGATTGATTTCGCGACCGATCAGGAAGATCAGACCAATGACGAAGATCGAATTGATGATGACCGATGCGATGACGACGTTCGAGGTCGGGGCGATCGGTGTGACGCCAAGGAGGACGAAAAGGGTGATGATGGCGCAGACGAGCGCGACCCCCGCGAGCACAAGCCCCGGCAAAGCGAAAGACATCCGGCGATCGGCAACCACCATGCCCGCTGCTTCATCGGCAACGGCGTTTTCGGCGGCGGGTTTCCGCATGCACTACTCCCAATCGCTGGCCTACCAGCGTCACATTCACGAAAGTCGGACCGAATCCGCTGCTTAGCGAATCTTGAGCGTCCTAGTGTTGTCCAAGCAACACAATGTGGCGAAAATGCAACGACAACGACGGACTTGTCAACATCGTCAGGTTGGGCGGGAGCTGCGATAGACGGAAACGCCGAGCTCGCGGATTTTTTTGCGCAGCGTATTGCGGTTGAGGCCAAGCAAATCGGCGGCCTTGATCTGGTTGCCGCGTGTCGCCGTCAATGCTGCGAGGATCAGCGGATATTCGAGTTCGCGCAGCACCCGGTCATAGAGGCCGGGCGGCGGCAGGCCATCGCCGAAGCTCGCGAAATAGTCGCGCATGTTTTCTTCGACCGCCTGCGAGATCGTCAGCGAGCCCGTGCGGACAGCCATCTTGTCGAGCGGGCTGTCCGGCACATCCGACTGCAATTCCTGCTCTATGATCTCGCGGGTGATGACTTCCTGCGGATAAAGCGCCATCAGGCGGCGGATCAGGTTTTCGAGTTCGCGCACGTTTCCGGGCCAGGCATAGGCCTTCATGACTTCCAGCGCCTCATTCTCGAAACGCTTGCCCTCCAGCCCTTCCTTCTCGCCTGTCTGGATGAAATGGCGCACCAGATCAGGAATATCCTCGGCGCGGTCACGTAGCGGCGGAAGGCGTAGCGGGACGACGTTCAGGCGATAATAGAGGTCTTCGCGGAAAAGGCCCTGATTGATCGATTGTTTCAGATCCTTGTTGGTTGCGGCGACGATGCGCACGTCGGTGCGGATCGGTGTACGGCCGCCAACTGTCGTATATTCGCCCTGTTGCAGAACACGGAGCAGACGTGTCTGGGCATCCATCGGCATATCGCCGATTTCATCGAGGAACAGCGTGCCGCCCTCGGCCTGTTCGAAACGACCGGTGGAGCGGTTCTGGGCGCCGGTGAATGCACCCTTTTCGTGACCGAACAGTTCCGATTCGATGAGGTCCCTAGGGATTGCCGCCATGTTGATGGCGACGAAGGGGCCGTTGCGGCGCTTGCCGTAGTCATGCAGCGCGCGCGCCACCAACTCCTTGCCCGTACCGGATTCGCCCGTGATCATCAGCGTCAGATCGGTCTGCATCAGACGGGCAAGAACGCGGTAGATTTCCTGCATCGCGGCGGAGCGGCCCACGAGCGGCATCCCGTCCTGCATGTCGTCATCGAGTTTTGCCGGCTTGCGCTTCGGCTCAGACAAGGCACGGCCGATGATGGCGATCAGCTCCGTCAGATCAAAGGGCTTTGGCAGGTAGTCGTAAGCGCCCTTTTCCGAGGCCTTGATCGCCGTCATGAAGGTGTTTTGCGCGCTCATGACCAGAACCGGTAAGTCCGGGCGCGCCTTCTTGATGCGCGGCAAAAGGTCGAAGGCGTTTTCATCCGGCATCACGACATCGGTCACGACGAGATCGCCCTCGCCTGCCGATACCCAGCGCCAGAGCGTCGCGGCATTGGAGGTGATTCGCACATCATAACCGGCGCGGCT
This genomic interval from Agrobacterium tumefaciens contains the following:
- a CDS encoding sensor histidine kinase NtrY-like, whose translation is MRKPAAENAVADEAAGMVVADRRMSFALPGLVLAGVALVCAIITLFVLLGVTPIAPTSNVVIASVIINSIFVIGLIFLIGREINRLLKARKKGRAAARLHVRIVVLFSIVAITPAVLVAIFASLTLNVGLDRWFSLRTQSIVDSSSNIAQAYMMENAGYLQGQTLSMATDLDRNRALFYLDRTGFIDLMTRQAKGRGLLGAFLVQEDGDAVAQADIKTEKPLPAIPHDALEKAAAGQPTLIPPGITNLVGAIIKLEGISGTFLYTVRAVDPKVMGAMRLMEENRAEYKAMEAGRAPLQIAFAILYLGFALIVLLAAIWTAIAVADRIVRPIRLLIGAADSVATGNMHVLVPVRAVDGDVGRLSRTFNKMVSELRSQQEQIIEAKDDIDDRRRFIEAVLSGVTAAVIGVDENRRITIVNPSGEEFLAQTSDQLIGAQLSDIAPEIEQVVTEANTWARGNFRKQINIMRRGKERTLNVQVTREDARDSRDSYVITLDDITDLVIAQRSTAWSDVARRIAHEIKNPLTPIQLSAERIKRRFGKQIDENDRAIFDQCTDTIVRQVGDIGRMVDEFSAFARMPKPTKEKSDLRAILKDAAFLREISAADTKFSTELGDVPLEGMFDARMLGQAFGNLIKNATEAIEAVEGEKRPGKILVRASFDEANSRFVADIIDNGRGLPVENRHRILEPYMTMRDKGTGLGLAIVKKIIEEHGGYLELHDAPAEFDHGHGAMIRVLLPYIEAVGSENNKEAAYGV
- the ntrC gene encoding nitrogen regulation protein NR(I) is translated as MTATILVADDDAAIRTVLNQALSRAGYDVRITSNAATLWRWVSAGEGDLVVTDVVMPDENAFDLLPRIKKARPDLPVLVMSAQNTFMTAIKASEKGAYDYLPKPFDLTELIAIIGRALSEPKRKPAKLDDDMQDGMPLVGRSAAMQEIYRVLARLMQTDLTLMITGESGTGKELVARALHDYGKRRNGPFVAINMAAIPRDLIESELFGHEKGAFTGAQNRSTGRFEQAEGGTLFLDEIGDMPMDAQTRLLRVLQQGEYTTVGGRTPIRTDVRIVAATNKDLKQSINQGLFREDLYYRLNVVPLRLPPLRDRAEDIPDLVRHFIQTGEKEGLEGKRFENEALEVMKAYAWPGNVRELENLIRRLMALYPQEVITREIIEQELQSDVPDSPLDKMAVRTGSLTISQAVEENMRDYFASFGDGLPPPGLYDRVLRELEYPLILAALTATRGNQIKAADLLGLNRNTLRKKIRELGVSVYRSSRPT
- a CDS encoding sigma-54-dependent transcriptional regulator, whose translation is MASDILVVDDEADIREIVAGILSDEGHETRMAFDSDSALAAISERVPRLIFLDIWMQGSKLDGLALLDEIKSRHPEIPVVMISGHGNIETAVNAIKRGAFDFIEKPFKADRLILIAERALENSKLKREVQELKKRTGDAVELVGASLAVSQLRQTIDRVAPTNSRIMILGPSGSGKELVARMIHKKSSRATGPFVALNAATITPDRMEIALFGTEGLPGQPRKVGALEEAHRGVLYLDEVGEMPRETQNKILRVLVDQQFERVGGGKRVKVDVRIISSTAHHLESLIAEGAFREDLYHRLAVVPVKVPALSERREDIPFLVDMFMRQISEQAGIRPRKIGDDAMAVLQTHDWPGNIRQLRNNIERLMILARPEGGDAPISADMLPSDIGDMLPKIAAQGDQHIMTLPLREAREMFERDYLVAQINRFGGNISRTAEFVGMERSALHRKLKSLGV